The genomic segment CGGGACATCCCCATTATTTTTATCACCGCCAAGGCGACGGCGGCGGATGAAACCAAAGGCTTTGACACCGGTGCCGTGGATTATATCGCCAAGCCCTTCAGCCCCAAAGTGGTGCTGGCCCGGGTCAAGACCCACATCGAACTCAAACGCCGGGGGGACATGCTGGAACAGATGGCCATTCTGGACGGCCTCACCGGCATTCCCAACCGCAGGCGTTTTGACCAGGTGCTGCAGGAAGAGTGGGAGCGTTCCCGCCGGTTTGGCCGGCCCTTTGCCGTGATTTTGATGGATATCGACCATTTCAAGCTCTATAACGACCATTATGGCCACGGCCAGGGGGATACCTGCCTGCGTCAGGTAGCCCAAGCCATTAACCAGGCCATGCCGCGCTGTGTCGATCTCGCAGCGCGCTATGGGGGGGAGGAGTTCAGCTGTATCCTGCCGGAAACCCATCACGAAGGGGCCATTGCCGTGGGGGGAAGAATTTTGCAGAGCGTCCGGGATTTGAAAGCGCCCCATGGAAAATCCAAAACCTCTCCCTTCGTTTCGGTCAGCATCGGCATTTCATCCACCATTCCCACCCGGGAGATGACCCCCCAGGAACTACTGGAAGCCGCCGACAAGGCGCTCTATCAGGCCAAGGAAAATGGCCGCAACCAGATGGTTTGCCTGGACTGACGCGGCCAATGCCTGGATGATGGTCGCTCTGGACAAAACATTTCCATACCTGGATCAACCACCGTGTCGAGATGAATAGACCCATCCCTCAAATCCCGGCTGTGGTAATATATCTGGAAAGATTTTTCCAACGCCTTGATTTTCAAGGCTCCAGTTTAGCCGGATGCCCGACAGACCAGCCATGAGCGAGCCCATTCCCCGCATTTTGATCGTCGATGATGAGAAAACCAACATCGATATCCTGGTGGAACTTCTCTCCGATCGCTACAAAACCGTCGTTGCCAAAAACGGCGCACAGGCTCTCAAACGCGCCAACTCCGACAAACCCCCAAATCTGATTCTCCTGGATATCATGATGCCCGGGATGGATGGTTTTGAGGTGTGTGAACGACTGAAACAGGAGCCAACTACAGCAGACATCCCGATCATTTTTATCACCGGAAAATCCGGGGTGGAAAATGAAACCCGGGCGCTGCAGGCAGGTGGGGTGGATTTTATTCGCAAACCCTTCAACCCCGATGTGGTCTTGGCCCGCATCCGTAATCATCTTATTTTTGAACGGCAAAAAAACCACCTGACGGAGCTGAACCAGATTAAAAATCGTTTCCTGGGCATGGCTGCCCACGATCTGCGCAATCCCCTGAACGCCATCTGCGGCTTGAGCGAACTGCTGTTGGAGCTGGATCTGGCGGAGTCGGACCGAAACCGCTATCTGCAAACCATCCACCGGGTGGGCCAGCAGATGCTGGGAACTATCAATGATTTGCTTGATGTTTCTGTCATCGAAAGCGGTCATTTCGATCTGAGCCCCACCCCTGAAGATCTTCGGGAGCTGGCCAGGGATCGCATCGACTTGATCGGGTTTGCAGCGGAAAAAAAGAACATCACCCTCCAGGCCCGGCTGCAAGCCACCCCGATCATCCCCTTTGACTACGACCGCTTGGCCCAGGTCATCGACAATCTGCTCAGCAATGCCATCAAGTTTTCACCACCCGGCTCCGAGGTCACCATTCTGGTTGGAGAGTCCCAAGGGCGGCTTTTTTTTCGGGTCATGGATCAGGGGCCGGGCATTGACGAGGCGGAGCGGGATAAACTTTTCGGCACCTTCCAAAAACTGACTGCACGCCCCACCGGCAACGAAAAAAGCACTGGATTGGGGCTTGCCATCGTCAAAAAAATTATCGACGCGCATCAGGGGGAAATCCAGGTTGAAAGCCAGCCTGGAAAAGGATCCACATTCAGCGTTTATCTGACTTTGCCTGATAATCAGGGACAGGTTGATTAGGAGAATGAAGCATGGCAGACCCAAAAATACGCTTATTGCTGGTAGAGGATGATGCCCCCCTCAGGCTCATGTATCGCAAAGCCTTTGAGAAGAAGGGCTTTGAGGTGGTTGGTGAGGGAGAAAATGGCCAGGAGGGAATCGCCCTCTTCAAAACCCTGAAGCCTGACATCACCTTGATGGATATCAACATGCCGGTGATGAACGGTATTCACGGGTTAAAGGGTATTTTGAAGGCGGACCCCAAAGCCTTCGTGATCATGCTGACCAGTGAATTCCAGGCTGAACTTTGGGATGAATGCCTCCTGGCGGGTGCTGAATATTATATCCGCAAGGAAACCCCTCTGACTGAAACCCATCGCATCATATTGGAAAACTGGGAAGAACACCTCAGGACCAACGGGCGATGACTGCCCCCCTCCCCCCTCGTCGCCGGGTGTGGGAACCTGGCGCAAGGTACGGAAACTGCCATGACACTCCGACTCTCTCAATATGTTATAGCAGGCCTACCTATAGAATTGGACACTCTTCTCTGACTCGTCATCCCCGCGAAGGCGGGGATCCAGGGAGCTGATGATTGCCCTCAAGAAAAAACAAAATCTTCAGAAAGGCCAGATTTTTACTGAAAGGGGTGCAAGATTTGGAAAGGTTCATGCCAGACACCCTGGATTCCCGCATGCGCGGGAATGACGTCACCGACCCGTTTCGTGACACATTGGGCAAACCTGGATTCCCGCATGCGCGGGAATGACAGCAAAAGTGCAACGACATATGTCCATTTCTTGATTCGAATGGCTATAAGTCCACAGCCTTTGGGATGAGAGTGATGCTGCGATGCTGAAACTGGATGAAATGGAAGAGGATGCGCTCAAGGAGCTTTTCAACCTGAGCCTGGGACGGGCTGCCTCCACCCTGAGTGAAATGGTGGATGCCGAAGTTTCCATTTCGGTTCCCTGCCTGGATTGGGCTGCTCCCAAGGAAGTGGCCAAGCACCTGGGCTCCCTGGCCGGAGCCTCTGTGGGTCTGGTGGCCATGCCCTACCGTTTTGAATTTTCCTCGGAAGAGATCCTGCCGGGGATGGCGGTGCTGCTGATGCGCTATCAGGATGTGGGGCACTTTTTGGATCTACTCTACGGCACGCCCATTCCAGCTGATATGGTCGACCAGGTGGAGGTTGAAGCGATGGAGCAGGTGGGGGATGTGCTACTCTACACCTGCACCAGTTCGTTAAGCGCCTTTTTGCAGTCGGATATCGACAGCGATCCCCCCCGTTATTTAAAAGGGGAGCCCCAATCCCTGCTGGATCATCTGCCCCTCACCAAAACTGAAGAGAGCGATTTAGCCACCACACCTGATCCAGAGGCCCAACTCCTCACCCTCCGGGTGGATTTTGCCATCGTCGAAAAAGAGGTGACCGGCTCCATCATGACCTGGATGGATGGCCGCTGCGTCAAGGGAATGGTGGCAGAGCTGGACCATCTGATCGACGACCACTGCCCATGAGAGCCTCCCCCTTGCCTACCCCCATGATATTTTTACGCCCGCTTTTGACCCTGAGACATTTTTCCTGATGAATGCTCCCCTCAAACTACCTGCCGTACGTCTGGATCCGGGAGAACTTTTCATCGGTACCCGCCCTACGGAAGTCAATACGGTATTGGGCTCCTGTGTTTCGGTGACCATCTTTCATCCCCGCTCCCGTCAGGGGGCCATCAACCACGGGCGCAGGCCGGAGCAAACCTGTGCGCAACCGAATACGGGGTTGAAGGTGTGCCGGGAACTGGGAGACTATGTGGACGGCTCTCTGGAATTCATGCTGGCCTGGTTTGACCGCAACGGGGTCTCTCGAAAAGAGCTGGAGGTCAAGCTGTTCGGGGGGGGGATGATGTTTAATCTGGAAAAGGGTAAACAGTCCAATATCATCTCGGTGGGCAAGCGCAACGTGGATGTCGCCATGCAGTTTATCCGGAAAAATCACCTGCACCTGACCTCCTCGGATGTGGGAGGGCCTTGGGGGCGAGTGATCGTCTTCAACACCGCGACCGGTGAGGTCAAACTGAAACGGGTCCGCAAAACAGTGACCGATATGGAAAACCTCTCCAACATTGGGGTGGATGCCGGGGCTGGGAGATAGGCTGTTTTCCTTCATACCCACCTACCAGGACACTCTGGAGAAGCGAACAGCAGTGAGTCACCCTTGGCGCTTAAGGGCCTGGATGGTGTTTTCCAGGGTGTTGAGGAAGCGGGAGCGATCTTTTTTGCCGAAGCTGGGATTATAGCCTGAAATTTCTCCCGTATCTCTGAGATGGGCGTTGAGATCGCGCATGGCGAGCCCCATACCGATGGAATCTTCGTCAAAGGGCTTTCCCCCGGGACCGATCACCTTGGCCCCTTGCTCCAAACAGCGGGCGGCAAGGGGGATATCTGCCGTGATGGCGATATCCCGGGATCCGACCCGCTCGGCAATCCAGTCATCAGCCTTGTCGAGCCCCCCCTCCACCACAATCCCCTGCACCTTGGGAATGCTGGGCAGGCGCATCCACTGATTGCTCACCAGAATGACCACCAGTTGATGGCGCTGGGCGACCCGAACAATCTCCTCTTTCACGGGGCAGGCGTCCCCATCCACATAAATCTTGATCTCCTGAGCCATATTGATCATTCCATCCGTAAGTGGGGGTTGATTCAACCTAAATCCGGCAGTTGGGCGTGTGTGGCTGGTGCAGAATATTGGTTCGCATAGTGAATTGGGAGAAATCGCCGTCACCTGATTGGTCACAAGACTTTCTCCCGATTTGCTTGGTGGATCAAGAGGCTGGGGCATGTACGTACCCCCAACTGCCGGATTCAGGTTCAACCTTCAGCGGTAGCCCATGGCCGTGAGATAGAGCCCGAAAAATCCGGCACCGACCGCGATCATGCGAAGAGTTTGGTCCTTCTGCATCATGGCTGCCGAGAGACGCAAAACCGGGCCGGGATGGAGCAGCAGCAGGAAACCTTTAAAAAGGGCCAGCCAACCCACCAGGGTGATGATGAGGGTCCAGTTGAACCCCCAGACGTTGTGGAGATTGACCAGCACCAAACCCGCCACCGCCGCAGAAACGGCCCCCAGATAGGTCAAAGCCGGATTATCCAAAAAAGCCTGGATCATTTTCCGATATTCTCCCGGGTTCAGCACCATTCCCACTGCGACCAGAAGATAGAGGGGACCCAAAATTTTGGCTGTGAAGAGGGCAACATCCATGGGCAAACTCCCATTTTATCCAAACTCCCCCAGCGGGGTGGAGAGGGATGGTTGGCAGAAGGATTTTTGCAAACAGCGATCCGACTCAACCCCTGGCGGCCACCTTGTCGATCCCTGAATATTCTGCCACTTTGCGGGTTGGTTCAAGTCGTTGCAAGGGGCTCTCCACCAAAGCCCCGGCATGCCGATCACAGGGAGATGGAAAGACAATGACCGATCAAGCCACCTCAGTTGAGGTAAAAACGGATCTGGATGGTTTGGGCAGCCCTGAAAAAGCCCAACATCTCTCCCGCTTTTTCAAGACCGGCCCGGGGGAGTATGGGGAGGGGGATCGATTTATCGGGGTGCGGGTGCCACAACAGAGAGCCGTCGCCAAACGCTATCGGGGGCTGCCCCTGTCTGAGATCGATCTGTTGCTGGCCAGCCCCATTCATGAGCACCGCTTGACCGGATTGTTGATTCTGGTGGATCGCTACCA from the Magnetococcales bacterium genome contains:
- a CDS encoding PleD family two-component system response regulator produces the protein MPDRQGSQERPKILIVDDEKVNLDILIDLLKPHYKTVAAKNGEQAMKRLEKAPLPDLILLDVMMPGLDGYEVCRQIKEIPAIRDIPIIFITAKATAADETKGFDTGAVDYIAKPFSPKVVLARVKTHIELKRRGDMLEQMAILDGLTGIPNRRRFDQVLQEEWERSRRFGRPFAVILMDIDHFKLYNDHYGHGQGDTCLRQVAQAINQAMPRCVDLAARYGGEEFSCILPETHHEGAIAVGGRILQSVRDLKAPHGKSKTSPFVSVSIGISSTIPTREMTPQELLEAADKALYQAKENGRNQMVCLD
- a CDS encoding hybrid sensor histidine kinase/response regulator, translated to MPDRPAMSEPIPRILIVDDEKTNIDILVELLSDRYKTVVAKNGAQALKRANSDKPPNLILLDIMMPGMDGFEVCERLKQEPTTADIPIIFITGKSGVENETRALQAGGVDFIRKPFNPDVVLARIRNHLIFERQKNHLTELNQIKNRFLGMAAHDLRNPLNAICGLSELLLELDLAESDRNRYLQTIHRVGQQMLGTINDLLDVSVIESGHFDLSPTPEDLRELARDRIDLIGFAAEKKNITLQARLQATPIIPFDYDRLAQVIDNLLSNAIKFSPPGSEVTILVGESQGRLFFRVMDQGPGIDEAERDKLFGTFQKLTARPTGNEKSTGLGLAIVKKIIDAHQGEIQVESQPGKGSTFSVYLTLPDNQGQVD
- a CDS encoding response regulator; the encoded protein is MADPKIRLLLVEDDAPLRLMYRKAFEKKGFEVVGEGENGQEGIALFKTLKPDITLMDINMPVMNGIHGLKGILKADPKAFVIMLTSEFQAELWDECLLAGAEYYIRKETPLTETHRIILENWEEHLRTNGR
- a CDS encoding chemotaxis protein CheC, giving the protein MLKLDEMEEDALKELFNLSLGRAASTLSEMVDAEVSISVPCLDWAAPKEVAKHLGSLAGASVGLVAMPYRFEFSSEEILPGMAVLLMRYQDVGHFLDLLYGTPIPADMVDQVEVEAMEQVGDVLLYTCTSSLSAFLQSDIDSDPPRYLKGEPQSLLDHLPLTKTEESDLATTPDPEAQLLTLRVDFAIVEKEVTGSIMTWMDGRCVKGMVAELDHLIDDHCP
- a CDS encoding chemotaxis protein CheD, with protein sequence MNAPLKLPAVRLDPGELFIGTRPTEVNTVLGSCVSVTIFHPRSRQGAINHGRRPEQTCAQPNTGLKVCRELGDYVDGSLEFMLAWFDRNGVSRKELEVKLFGGGMMFNLEKGKQSNIISVGKRNVDVAMQFIRKNHLHLTSSDVGGPWGRVIVFNTATGEVKLKRVRKTVTDMENLSNIGVDAGAGR
- a CDS encoding YaiI/YqxD family protein, with protein sequence MINMAQEIKIYVDGDACPVKEEIVRVAQRHQLVVILVSNQWMRLPSIPKVQGIVVEGGLDKADDWIAERVGSRDIAITADIPLAARCLEQGAKVIGPGGKPFDEDSIGMGLAMRDLNAHLRDTGEISGYNPSFGKKDRSRFLNTLENTIQALKRQG